A region of Vigna radiata var. radiata cultivar VC1973A chromosome 10, Vradiata_ver6, whole genome shotgun sequence DNA encodes the following proteins:
- the LOC106775640 gene encoding GRF1-interacting factor 2-like isoform X1, with the protein MFNADPSLPNVSTLTTEQIQKYLEENKELILAILEYQNLGKFAELAQCQAKLQHNLTYLAKLADAGSQSPTPSQVSSHATMQQGQGMRQLQVAMSQPQPDLSKNLPFEIMSDQQQLQQQLQQQWQQQLQQPHVTMSLQEPDILASKLPLLMNEQNYKIPHFLYQQQPIPGAMVNFPGSNSGIYQASQIRLGNLPDTPSSNQTGSDSVPGWS; encoded by the exons atgttcAACGCTGATCCTTCATTGCCTAATGTTTCTACCCTCACCACTGAACAGATTCAAAAG TACTTGGAGGAGAATAAGGAGCTGATCTTGGCAATATTGGAATATCAAAACCTGGGAAAGTTTGCTGAACTAGCACA ATGTCAAGCCAAACTTCAGCATAACTTGACTTATCTGGCCAAACTTGCTGATGCTGGTTCTCAGTCACCGACCCCATCTCAG GTTTCATCCCATGCCACTATGCAACAGGGGCAAGGCATGCGCCAATTACAAGTCGCTATGTCTCAGCCACAACCAGATCTCTCTAAGAACTTGCCCTTTGAGATAATGAGTGATCAGCAACAGTTGCAGCAGCAGTTGCAGCAACAGTGGCAGCAGCAGTTGCAGCAACCGCATGTGACAATGTCTCTACAAGAACCAGATATCCTTGCTTCAAAGTTGCCTTTGCTGATGAATGAGCAAAACTATAAGATACCACATTTCCTCTATCAGCAACAACCAATCCCTGGAGCAATGGTTAACTTTCCTGGTTCTAATAGTGGCATATATCAAGCTTCTCAAATCAGACTTGGTAATCTTCCAGATACTCCATCAAGTAACCAAACTGGCTCGGATTCTGTCCCTGGCTGGTCTTAG
- the LOC106775640 gene encoding GRF1-interacting factor 2-like isoform X2: MFNADPSLPNVSTLTTEQIQKYLEENKELILAILEYQNLGKFAELAQCQAKLQHNLTYLAKLADAGSQSPTPSQGQGMRQLQVAMSQPQPDLSKNLPFEIMSDQQQLQQQLQQQWQQQLQQPHVTMSLQEPDILASKLPLLMNEQNYKIPHFLYQQQPIPGAMVNFPGSNSGIYQASQIRLGNLPDTPSSNQTGSDSVPGWS, translated from the exons atgttcAACGCTGATCCTTCATTGCCTAATGTTTCTACCCTCACCACTGAACAGATTCAAAAG TACTTGGAGGAGAATAAGGAGCTGATCTTGGCAATATTGGAATATCAAAACCTGGGAAAGTTTGCTGAACTAGCACA ATGTCAAGCCAAACTTCAGCATAACTTGACTTATCTGGCCAAACTTGCTGATGCTGGTTCTCAGTCACCGACCCCATCTCAG GGGCAAGGCATGCGCCAATTACAAGTCGCTATGTCTCAGCCACAACCAGATCTCTCTAAGAACTTGCCCTTTGAGATAATGAGTGATCAGCAACAGTTGCAGCAGCAGTTGCAGCAACAGTGGCAGCAGCAGTTGCAGCAACCGCATGTGACAATGTCTCTACAAGAACCAGATATCCTTGCTTCAAAGTTGCCTTTGCTGATGAATGAGCAAAACTATAAGATACCACATTTCCTCTATCAGCAACAACCAATCCCTGGAGCAATGGTTAACTTTCCTGGTTCTAATAGTGGCATATATCAAGCTTCTCAAATCAGACTTGGTAATCTTCCAGATACTCCATCAAGTAACCAAACTGGCTCGGATTCTGTCCCTGGCTGGTCTTAG
- the LOC106775786 gene encoding uncharacterized protein LOC106775786 isoform X3, whose translation MEATAAVAAAATAAAVRGASLQMPPPSRKEWRAVSDHHHSARNPDDEELDNAKLGQSDERTIYEVQQGREPLDVDFCSITVDGTLDNDILQQQLHNVVRQRQELLQVEIDLKAQMIARTEIMDMRNSFDAQLKDNVNNTTKLQEQLCERERTIHDLERKMEEKERELHAIKLDNEAAWAKQDLLREQNKELATFRMERDHSEAERAQHIKQIHDLQEHIQEKDRQLIELQEQHRGAQETIMFKDEQLREAQAWIARVREMDVFQSTTNQTLQAELRERTEQYNQLWMGFQRQFAEMERVHLHTIQQLQLELADARERSGTYNDDSRMSQMNSKSNATQFGHENGSQFDLNGTNASGGNNGLLPNESTDNGVPFSSAGNASIQTEHVPGVPITPSSLLVQPSYLPHGQVTALHPFVMHQQGVPNSVASHVGHFHPVPSMSPVQQWQSQQSVSEGSQLPIQEHPSSQTDQNLMRSDAKFSYEMSVNGQTLHRDYLDAHIQQGEGAQTVISSVTTETQSVDKGQIVASPPDQSMQQISLQFSDALRLNSFEPNGEIKEQNSVTLSNDGPDDQVLLAEQASSATNASPVKSQSVNHDEMIQNNSTDSVLSEVFTASGSTASTTITKTSETALLDEKSLLACIVRTIPAGGRIRISSTLPNRLGKMLAPLHWHDYKRKYGKLDDFVGSHPELFLIEDDYIQLREGAQKMVAATAAVAKVAAAAAASTPYSSYMSTVAVTPMAQSHRMKKVPSIDSKNIKSDKALEEYAVISSNLGDDPLKLSVMQHQQSNGPSYSVAGGLSNVKILSKSKDSREMDGPESRVVQSVGNGGSAQISGSANGRLVSSFTSKHQTRATGAVYPSRR comes from the exons GAGTTAGACAATGCCAAACTAGGGCAATCAGACGAGAGAACCATATATGAG GTGCAGCAAGGAAGAGAGCCTCTTGATGTTGACTTTTGTTCAATAACAGTGGATGGAACActagacaatgatattttgcaACAACAGCTTCATAATGTTGTTAGACAAAGGCAAGAGCTGTTGCAAGTGGAGATTGACCTAAAGGCTCAAATGATTGCTAGAACTGAGATAATGGACATGCGAAACAGCTTTGATGCTCAGCTCAAGGACAATGTTAATAATACCACCAAGCTTCAG GAGCAACTTTGTGAAAGGGAGCGTACAATTCATGATCTTGAAAGGAAAatggaagagaaagagagagagctGCATGCTATTAAATTAGACAATGAAGCA GCATGGGCCAAACAAGACCTTCTCCGTGAGCAAAACAAAGAGCTTGCAACTTTCAG AATGGAGCGTGATCACTCAGAAGCTGAAAGAGCTCAGCATATTAAACAAATACATGATCTACAAGAACATATTCAAGAAAAAGATAGGCAGCTTATTGAGTTGCAGGAACAA CATAGGGGTGCTCAAGAGACCATTATGTTTAAAGATGAGCAGTTAAGAGAAGCCCAAGCATGGATAGCTCGTGTTCGTGAGATGGATGTTTTCCAATCAACAACAAACCAAACATTACAAGCTGAATTGCGAGAGCGCACAGAGCAATACAATCAGCTTTGGATGGGTTTTCAGAGACAG TTTGCAGAGATGGAAAGAGTTCATTTGCATACTATTCAACAACTTCAGCTTGAACTGGCTGATGCAAGAGAGAGGAGTGGAACTTACAATGATGATTCAAGAATGTCCCAAATGAACTCTAAAAGTAATGCTACTCAGTTTGGACATGAAAATGGAAGTCAATTTGACTTAAATGGAACCAATGCTTCAGGTGGAAATAATGGTCTCCTTCCAAATGAAAGCACTGATAATGGTGTACCATTTTCATCAGCTGGCAATGCATCAATCCAG ACTGAACATGTTCCTGGTGTCCCTATTACTCCATCGTCTTTACTTGTCCAACCATCGTACCTCCCACACGGCCAAGTAACTGCATTGCATCCATTTGTTATGCACCAACAAGGAGTGCCCAATTCTGTTGCATCACATGTTGGACATTTTCATCCAGTGCCCTCAATGTCACCTGTGCAGCAGTGGCAGAGTCAACAG TCTGTGTCAGAGGGTTCACAATTACCCATACAGGAACATCCTTCTTCTCAGACAGATCAGAATTTGATGCGATCAGATGCTAAGTTTAGTTATGAAATGTCTGTTAATGGGCAAACTCTTCATAGAGACTATCTGGATGCTCACATTCAGCAAGGCGAGGGGGCACAAACTGTTATTTCCTCGGTTACCACTGAAACCCAG TCAGTTGATAAGGGTCAAATTGTTGCTTCCCCACCGGATCAGAGCATGCAACAAATTTCTTTACAGTTCTCTGATGCCTTGCGATTGAACTCTTTTGAGCCAAATGGTGAAATTAAG GAGCAGAATTCTGTGACTTTATCTAACGATGGGCCTGATGACCAAGTTTTATTGGCTGAGCAAGCAAGTTCTGCAACAAATGCATCCCCTGTCAAAAGCCAATCCGTTAATCATGATGAAATGATTCAGAATAATTCTACTGATTCTGTCTTGTCTGAAGTTTTCACAGCTTCTGGTTCAACAGCTTCAACAACAATTACAAAGACATCAGAGACTGCTCTCCTTGATGAAAAGTCATTATTAGCCTGTATTGTTCGTACTATTCCTGCTGGTGGTAGAATTCGAATTAGTTCAACG CTCCCTAACAGGCTGGGCAAGATGCTTGCTCCTCTACATTGGCATGATTACAAAAGGAAGTATGGGAAGTTGGATGATTTTGTGGGTAGCCATCCTGAA TTATTTTTGATTGAGGATGACTATATTCAGCTCCGTGAAGGTGCACAGAAAATGGTTGCTGCAACTGCAGCAGTTGCAAAAGTTGCAGCAGCAGCAGCTGCATCAACTCCGTATTCTTCATATATGTCCACTGTGGCAGTTACACCAATGGCTCAGTCTCATCGCATGAAAAAGGTTCCTTCAATTGattccaaaaatatcaaaagtgaCAAAGCACTTGAAGAATATGCCGTCATCTCTTCTAATTTGGGGGATGACCCTCTAAAATTGTCAGTCATGCAACATCAACAATCTAATGGTCCAAGCTACAGTGTTGCTGGAGGTCTGTCTAATGTCAAGATTTTGAGTAAATCTAAGGATTCTCGGGAAATGGATGGCCCTGAAAGTAGGGTTGTCCAGTCTGTTGGCAATGGGGGCAGTGCCCAAATTTCTGGCTCAGCAAATGGGAGACTAGTCTCAAGCTTTACTTCTAAACACCAGACCAG GGCAACTGGTGCTGTGTACCCTTCTCGGAGATA G
- the LOC106775786 gene encoding uncharacterized protein LOC106775786 isoform X2 encodes MEATAAVAAAATAAAVRGASLQMPPPSRKEWRAVSDHHHSARNPDDEELDNAKLGQSDERTIYEQGREPLDVDFCSITVDGTLDNDILQQQLHNVVRQRQELLQVEIDLKAQMIARTEIMDMRNSFDAQLKDNVNNTTKLQEQLCERERTIHDLERKMEEKERELHAIKLDNEAAWAKQDLLREQNKELATFRMERDHSEAERAQHIKQIHDLQEHIQEKDRQLIELQEQHRGAQETIMFKDEQLREAQAWIARVREMDVFQSTTNQTLQAELRERTEQYNQLWMGFQRQFAEMERVHLHTIQQLQLELADARERSGTYNDDSRMSQMNSKSNATQFGHENGSQFDLNGTNASGGNNGLLPNESTDNGVPFSSAGNASIQTEHVPGVPITPSSLLVQPSYLPHGQVTALHPFVMHQQGVPNSVASHVGHFHPVPSMSPVQQWQSQQSVSEGSQLPIQEHPSSQTDQNLMRSDAKFSYEMSVNGQTLHRDYLDAHIQQGEGAQTVISSVTTETQVLQSVDKGQIVASPPDQSMQQISLQFSDALRLNSFEPNGEIKEQNSVTLSNDGPDDQVLLAEQASSATNASPVKSQSVNHDEMIQNNSTDSVLSEVFTASGSTASTTITKTSETALLDEKSLLACIVRTIPAGGRIRISSTLPNRLGKMLAPLHWHDYKRKYGKLDDFVGSHPELFLIEDDYIQLREGAQKMVAATAAVAKVAAAAAASTPYSSYMSTVAVTPMAQSHRMKKVPSIDSKNIKSDKALEEYAVISSNLGDDPLKLSVMQHQQSNGPSYSVAGGLSNVKILSKSKDSREMDGPESRVVQSVGNGGSAQISGSANGRLVSSFTSKHQTRATGAVYPSRR; translated from the exons GAGTTAGACAATGCCAAACTAGGGCAATCAGACGAGAGAACCATATATGAG CAAGGAAGAGAGCCTCTTGATGTTGACTTTTGTTCAATAACAGTGGATGGAACActagacaatgatattttgcaACAACAGCTTCATAATGTTGTTAGACAAAGGCAAGAGCTGTTGCAAGTGGAGATTGACCTAAAGGCTCAAATGATTGCTAGAACTGAGATAATGGACATGCGAAACAGCTTTGATGCTCAGCTCAAGGACAATGTTAATAATACCACCAAGCTTCAG GAGCAACTTTGTGAAAGGGAGCGTACAATTCATGATCTTGAAAGGAAAatggaagagaaagagagagagctGCATGCTATTAAATTAGACAATGAAGCA GCATGGGCCAAACAAGACCTTCTCCGTGAGCAAAACAAAGAGCTTGCAACTTTCAG AATGGAGCGTGATCACTCAGAAGCTGAAAGAGCTCAGCATATTAAACAAATACATGATCTACAAGAACATATTCAAGAAAAAGATAGGCAGCTTATTGAGTTGCAGGAACAA CATAGGGGTGCTCAAGAGACCATTATGTTTAAAGATGAGCAGTTAAGAGAAGCCCAAGCATGGATAGCTCGTGTTCGTGAGATGGATGTTTTCCAATCAACAACAAACCAAACATTACAAGCTGAATTGCGAGAGCGCACAGAGCAATACAATCAGCTTTGGATGGGTTTTCAGAGACAG TTTGCAGAGATGGAAAGAGTTCATTTGCATACTATTCAACAACTTCAGCTTGAACTGGCTGATGCAAGAGAGAGGAGTGGAACTTACAATGATGATTCAAGAATGTCCCAAATGAACTCTAAAAGTAATGCTACTCAGTTTGGACATGAAAATGGAAGTCAATTTGACTTAAATGGAACCAATGCTTCAGGTGGAAATAATGGTCTCCTTCCAAATGAAAGCACTGATAATGGTGTACCATTTTCATCAGCTGGCAATGCATCAATCCAG ACTGAACATGTTCCTGGTGTCCCTATTACTCCATCGTCTTTACTTGTCCAACCATCGTACCTCCCACACGGCCAAGTAACTGCATTGCATCCATTTGTTATGCACCAACAAGGAGTGCCCAATTCTGTTGCATCACATGTTGGACATTTTCATCCAGTGCCCTCAATGTCACCTGTGCAGCAGTGGCAGAGTCAACAG TCTGTGTCAGAGGGTTCACAATTACCCATACAGGAACATCCTTCTTCTCAGACAGATCAGAATTTGATGCGATCAGATGCTAAGTTTAGTTATGAAATGTCTGTTAATGGGCAAACTCTTCATAGAGACTATCTGGATGCTCACATTCAGCAAGGCGAGGGGGCACAAACTGTTATTTCCTCGGTTACCACTGAAACCCAG GTTCTTCAGTCAGTTGATAAGGGTCAAATTGTTGCTTCCCCACCGGATCAGAGCATGCAACAAATTTCTTTACAGTTCTCTGATGCCTTGCGATTGAACTCTTTTGAGCCAAATGGTGAAATTAAG GAGCAGAATTCTGTGACTTTATCTAACGATGGGCCTGATGACCAAGTTTTATTGGCTGAGCAAGCAAGTTCTGCAACAAATGCATCCCCTGTCAAAAGCCAATCCGTTAATCATGATGAAATGATTCAGAATAATTCTACTGATTCTGTCTTGTCTGAAGTTTTCACAGCTTCTGGTTCAACAGCTTCAACAACAATTACAAAGACATCAGAGACTGCTCTCCTTGATGAAAAGTCATTATTAGCCTGTATTGTTCGTACTATTCCTGCTGGTGGTAGAATTCGAATTAGTTCAACG CTCCCTAACAGGCTGGGCAAGATGCTTGCTCCTCTACATTGGCATGATTACAAAAGGAAGTATGGGAAGTTGGATGATTTTGTGGGTAGCCATCCTGAA TTATTTTTGATTGAGGATGACTATATTCAGCTCCGTGAAGGTGCACAGAAAATGGTTGCTGCAACTGCAGCAGTTGCAAAAGTTGCAGCAGCAGCAGCTGCATCAACTCCGTATTCTTCATATATGTCCACTGTGGCAGTTACACCAATGGCTCAGTCTCATCGCATGAAAAAGGTTCCTTCAATTGattccaaaaatatcaaaagtgaCAAAGCACTTGAAGAATATGCCGTCATCTCTTCTAATTTGGGGGATGACCCTCTAAAATTGTCAGTCATGCAACATCAACAATCTAATGGTCCAAGCTACAGTGTTGCTGGAGGTCTGTCTAATGTCAAGATTTTGAGTAAATCTAAGGATTCTCGGGAAATGGATGGCCCTGAAAGTAGGGTTGTCCAGTCTGTTGGCAATGGGGGCAGTGCCCAAATTTCTGGCTCAGCAAATGGGAGACTAGTCTCAAGCTTTACTTCTAAACACCAGACCAG GGCAACTGGTGCTGTGTACCCTTCTCGGAGATA G
- the LOC106775786 gene encoding uncharacterized protein LOC106775786 isoform X1: MEATAAVAAAATAAAVRGASLQMPPPSRKEWRAVSDHHHSARNPDDEELDNAKLGQSDERTIYEVQQGREPLDVDFCSITVDGTLDNDILQQQLHNVVRQRQELLQVEIDLKAQMIARTEIMDMRNSFDAQLKDNVNNTTKLQEQLCERERTIHDLERKMEEKERELHAIKLDNEAAWAKQDLLREQNKELATFRMERDHSEAERAQHIKQIHDLQEHIQEKDRQLIELQEQHRGAQETIMFKDEQLREAQAWIARVREMDVFQSTTNQTLQAELRERTEQYNQLWMGFQRQFAEMERVHLHTIQQLQLELADARERSGTYNDDSRMSQMNSKSNATQFGHENGSQFDLNGTNASGGNNGLLPNESTDNGVPFSSAGNASIQTEHVPGVPITPSSLLVQPSYLPHGQVTALHPFVMHQQGVPNSVASHVGHFHPVPSMSPVQQWQSQQSVSEGSQLPIQEHPSSQTDQNLMRSDAKFSYEMSVNGQTLHRDYLDAHIQQGEGAQTVISSVTTETQVLQSVDKGQIVASPPDQSMQQISLQFSDALRLNSFEPNGEIKEQNSVTLSNDGPDDQVLLAEQASSATNASPVKSQSVNHDEMIQNNSTDSVLSEVFTASGSTASTTITKTSETALLDEKSLLACIVRTIPAGGRIRISSTLPNRLGKMLAPLHWHDYKRKYGKLDDFVGSHPELFLIEDDYIQLREGAQKMVAATAAVAKVAAAAAASTPYSSYMSTVAVTPMAQSHRMKKVPSIDSKNIKSDKALEEYAVISSNLGDDPLKLSVMQHQQSNGPSYSVAGGLSNVKILSKSKDSREMDGPESRVVQSVGNGGSAQISGSANGRLVSSFTSKHQTRATGAVYPSRR; this comes from the exons GAGTTAGACAATGCCAAACTAGGGCAATCAGACGAGAGAACCATATATGAG GTGCAGCAAGGAAGAGAGCCTCTTGATGTTGACTTTTGTTCAATAACAGTGGATGGAACActagacaatgatattttgcaACAACAGCTTCATAATGTTGTTAGACAAAGGCAAGAGCTGTTGCAAGTGGAGATTGACCTAAAGGCTCAAATGATTGCTAGAACTGAGATAATGGACATGCGAAACAGCTTTGATGCTCAGCTCAAGGACAATGTTAATAATACCACCAAGCTTCAG GAGCAACTTTGTGAAAGGGAGCGTACAATTCATGATCTTGAAAGGAAAatggaagagaaagagagagagctGCATGCTATTAAATTAGACAATGAAGCA GCATGGGCCAAACAAGACCTTCTCCGTGAGCAAAACAAAGAGCTTGCAACTTTCAG AATGGAGCGTGATCACTCAGAAGCTGAAAGAGCTCAGCATATTAAACAAATACATGATCTACAAGAACATATTCAAGAAAAAGATAGGCAGCTTATTGAGTTGCAGGAACAA CATAGGGGTGCTCAAGAGACCATTATGTTTAAAGATGAGCAGTTAAGAGAAGCCCAAGCATGGATAGCTCGTGTTCGTGAGATGGATGTTTTCCAATCAACAACAAACCAAACATTACAAGCTGAATTGCGAGAGCGCACAGAGCAATACAATCAGCTTTGGATGGGTTTTCAGAGACAG TTTGCAGAGATGGAAAGAGTTCATTTGCATACTATTCAACAACTTCAGCTTGAACTGGCTGATGCAAGAGAGAGGAGTGGAACTTACAATGATGATTCAAGAATGTCCCAAATGAACTCTAAAAGTAATGCTACTCAGTTTGGACATGAAAATGGAAGTCAATTTGACTTAAATGGAACCAATGCTTCAGGTGGAAATAATGGTCTCCTTCCAAATGAAAGCACTGATAATGGTGTACCATTTTCATCAGCTGGCAATGCATCAATCCAG ACTGAACATGTTCCTGGTGTCCCTATTACTCCATCGTCTTTACTTGTCCAACCATCGTACCTCCCACACGGCCAAGTAACTGCATTGCATCCATTTGTTATGCACCAACAAGGAGTGCCCAATTCTGTTGCATCACATGTTGGACATTTTCATCCAGTGCCCTCAATGTCACCTGTGCAGCAGTGGCAGAGTCAACAG TCTGTGTCAGAGGGTTCACAATTACCCATACAGGAACATCCTTCTTCTCAGACAGATCAGAATTTGATGCGATCAGATGCTAAGTTTAGTTATGAAATGTCTGTTAATGGGCAAACTCTTCATAGAGACTATCTGGATGCTCACATTCAGCAAGGCGAGGGGGCACAAACTGTTATTTCCTCGGTTACCACTGAAACCCAG GTTCTTCAGTCAGTTGATAAGGGTCAAATTGTTGCTTCCCCACCGGATCAGAGCATGCAACAAATTTCTTTACAGTTCTCTGATGCCTTGCGATTGAACTCTTTTGAGCCAAATGGTGAAATTAAG GAGCAGAATTCTGTGACTTTATCTAACGATGGGCCTGATGACCAAGTTTTATTGGCTGAGCAAGCAAGTTCTGCAACAAATGCATCCCCTGTCAAAAGCCAATCCGTTAATCATGATGAAATGATTCAGAATAATTCTACTGATTCTGTCTTGTCTGAAGTTTTCACAGCTTCTGGTTCAACAGCTTCAACAACAATTACAAAGACATCAGAGACTGCTCTCCTTGATGAAAAGTCATTATTAGCCTGTATTGTTCGTACTATTCCTGCTGGTGGTAGAATTCGAATTAGTTCAACG CTCCCTAACAGGCTGGGCAAGATGCTTGCTCCTCTACATTGGCATGATTACAAAAGGAAGTATGGGAAGTTGGATGATTTTGTGGGTAGCCATCCTGAA TTATTTTTGATTGAGGATGACTATATTCAGCTCCGTGAAGGTGCACAGAAAATGGTTGCTGCAACTGCAGCAGTTGCAAAAGTTGCAGCAGCAGCAGCTGCATCAACTCCGTATTCTTCATATATGTCCACTGTGGCAGTTACACCAATGGCTCAGTCTCATCGCATGAAAAAGGTTCCTTCAATTGattccaaaaatatcaaaagtgaCAAAGCACTTGAAGAATATGCCGTCATCTCTTCTAATTTGGGGGATGACCCTCTAAAATTGTCAGTCATGCAACATCAACAATCTAATGGTCCAAGCTACAGTGTTGCTGGAGGTCTGTCTAATGTCAAGATTTTGAGTAAATCTAAGGATTCTCGGGAAATGGATGGCCCTGAAAGTAGGGTTGTCCAGTCTGTTGGCAATGGGGGCAGTGCCCAAATTTCTGGCTCAGCAAATGGGAGACTAGTCTCAAGCTTTACTTCTAAACACCAGACCAG GGCAACTGGTGCTGTGTACCCTTCTCGGAGATA G